In one Sporomusa sphaeroides DSM 2875 genomic region, the following are encoded:
- a CDS encoding carbonic anhydrase: MDAFQALEKLHHGNKRYVTERYAKTDVGLQRRSQLVTYQDPFAVILGCSDSRIPPEIIFDQGLGDLFVVRTAGQVVADVVLGSIEYAVEHLNVRLVVVLGHGDCGAVKAAINNSLCLNHIETIKQAIQPAVQKASTQSGELLTNTIKANVDFGVWKLKTSSPILQRALTKKGLHIVGAIKDLHTGSVDFDIVGSNDFNGS; the protein is encoded by the coding sequence ATGGATGCCTTTCAGGCTCTGGAAAAGCTCCATCACGGGAACAAGAGATATGTTACAGAGCGTTATGCCAAAACCGATGTAGGCTTGCAGCGCCGCTCCCAACTGGTAACCTATCAGGACCCTTTCGCTGTCATCCTCGGTTGCTCTGATTCCCGTATTCCCCCGGAAATAATTTTTGACCAAGGACTCGGAGATTTGTTTGTGGTGCGAACCGCAGGTCAGGTAGTAGCCGATGTTGTATTAGGCAGTATTGAGTACGCCGTAGAACATCTCAACGTCCGGCTGGTAGTAGTTTTAGGACACGGAGACTGCGGAGCAGTTAAAGCTGCAATAAACAATAGTCTTTGCCTAAACCATATTGAAACCATCAAACAAGCTATCCAGCCTGCCGTACAAAAAGCCAGTACACAATCTGGCGAACTATTGACAAACACGATTAAAGCAAATGTTGACTTTGGCGTGTGGAAATTGAAAACATCCAGCCCGATACTGCAAAGAGCCCTTACTAAAAAGGGGCTGCACATCGTTGGTGCCATCAAAGATCTGCATACAGGCAGCGTTGATTTCGATATAGTCGGCAGTAATGATTTCAACGGGTCCTAA